A section of the Amycolatopsis sp. AA4 genome encodes:
- a CDS encoding acyl-CoA dehydrogenase family protein: MNLEFNEDQKLLFETVDTAVGRGYPAGGRAAATSSELGWNDQVWSTLGELGLAGLPISADHDGAGAGPVEVYATLEAMGKHAAAEPLLDGVFLPSWIIAELGTDEQVKELLPLLAGGGTTIAVAHAEPGRPWGLAPSVSAAGSALSGVKSPVRNADQADKLLVTAVDENGRTGVYLVEATAEGITRVDGRAADWGHTSQVEFAGTPAVLLGAADADVPAALRRAFSRARVAVTGEAIGLMETGLAMTVEYLKTRKQFGVPLAAFQALVHRAADLYAKVELARSLALWATATVEAYDNGASTVDLEAAADDAFVFVCDAATATAEEIVQLHGGIGMTYESEVAHHAARLIAITESYGGVSAARRRALASDALLTPPSALLNNADAVTA; encoded by the coding sequence ATGAACCTCGAATTCAACGAAGACCAGAAGCTGCTGTTCGAGACCGTCGACACGGCGGTCGGCCGCGGCTACCCGGCAGGCGGCCGCGCGGCCGCGACGAGCAGCGAACTCGGCTGGAACGACCAGGTCTGGAGCACGCTCGGCGAGCTGGGTCTCGCCGGTCTCCCGATCTCCGCCGACCACGACGGCGCGGGCGCGGGCCCGGTCGAGGTCTACGCGACGCTAGAGGCGATGGGCAAGCACGCGGCGGCCGAACCGCTGCTCGACGGCGTGTTCCTGCCGTCGTGGATCATCGCCGAGCTGGGGACCGACGAGCAGGTCAAGGAGCTGCTGCCGCTGCTCGCCGGCGGGGGCACGACGATCGCGGTCGCGCACGCCGAGCCGGGACGTCCGTGGGGCCTCGCGCCTTCGGTGTCGGCGGCCGGTTCCGCGCTTTCCGGCGTGAAGTCGCCGGTGCGCAACGCAGATCAGGCTGACAAGCTCCTGGTCACCGCGGTCGACGAGAACGGCCGCACCGGGGTGTACCTGGTCGAGGCGACCGCGGAGGGCATCACTCGCGTCGACGGCCGGGCCGCGGACTGGGGTCACACGTCGCAGGTCGAATTCGCTGGCACGCCGGCGGTTCTGCTCGGCGCCGCCGACGCCGACGTGCCGGCCGCGTTGCGTCGCGCGTTCTCCCGGGCGCGGGTCGCGGTGACCGGCGAGGCGATCGGCCTGATGGAGACCGGGCTTGCGATGACGGTCGAATACCTCAAGACCCGCAAGCAGTTCGGCGTTCCGCTGGCGGCGTTCCAGGCGCTCGTGCACCGTGCCGCCGACCTGTACGCGAAGGTCGAGCTGGCTCGTTCGCTGGCGCTGTGGGCCACCGCGACGGTCGAGGCGTACGACAACGGTGCGTCCACAGTGGACCTCGAGGCCGCGGCCGACGACGCGTTCGTGTTCGTGTGCGACGCGGCGACCGCGACCGCCGAGGAAATCGTCCAGCTGCACGGCGGCATCGGAATGACTTACGAATCGGAGGTCGCGCACCACGCGGCGCGCCTCATCGCCATTACGGAGAGTTACGGCGGAGTGAGCGCGGCCCGGCGCCGCGCGCTAGCGTCGGACGCGTTGCTGACGCCGCCGAGCGCGCTGCTCAACAACGCGGACGCGGTCACCGCCTGA
- a CDS encoding acyl-CoA dehydrogenase family protein: MDLELSQEDLAFRDGLREVFLGAIPEEIRKRSALGLITRDDIVTSQRILNEHGLAVPHWPVEWGGRDWTPTQSHIYASELQRNAVPQPLAFNASMVGPIIAEFGSEEQKKKFLPATANLDIWWSQGFSEPEAGSDLAGLRTTAKRDGDHYVLNGQKTWTTLGQYGDWMFVLARTNPDAPRKQQGLSFLLLDLNTPGIERRPIKLVDGSAEVNEFFFDNVVIPAENLVGEENKGWTYAKFLLGNERNGIAQVGTGQRIFADLAAAAAELPTEDGRLADDAEFRAAMHAAKTTLLALEATQMRVTAASENGQPSPVSSLLKMEGTQALQALTKLRMRAAGSDGMLLDTESPVKADEAAVVAAAQYLNQRKLSIFGGSNEIQRGVIAKTILGL, encoded by the coding sequence ATGGATCTCGAACTGTCTCAAGAGGACCTCGCGTTCCGCGACGGATTGCGGGAGGTGTTCCTCGGCGCGATTCCGGAGGAAATCCGCAAGCGCAGCGCGCTCGGCCTGATCACGCGGGACGACATCGTCACGAGCCAGCGGATCTTGAACGAGCACGGCTTGGCGGTCCCGCACTGGCCGGTCGAATGGGGCGGTCGCGATTGGACTCCGACCCAGTCCCACATCTACGCCTCCGAACTGCAGCGCAACGCGGTGCCGCAGCCGCTCGCCTTCAACGCGAGCATGGTCGGCCCGATCATCGCCGAATTCGGCAGCGAGGAACAGAAGAAGAAGTTCCTTCCCGCCACGGCGAACCTGGACATCTGGTGGTCGCAGGGCTTCTCCGAGCCGGAGGCCGGTTCGGACCTGGCCGGACTGCGCACCACGGCGAAGCGCGACGGCGACCACTACGTCCTCAACGGACAGAAGACCTGGACCACGCTCGGCCAGTACGGCGACTGGATGTTCGTGCTCGCGCGGACCAACCCGGACGCGCCGCGCAAGCAGCAGGGCCTGTCCTTCCTGCTGCTGGACCTCAACACGCCGGGCATCGAGCGCCGTCCGATCAAGCTGGTCGACGGGTCCGCCGAGGTCAACGAGTTCTTCTTCGACAACGTGGTGATCCCGGCGGAGAACCTGGTCGGCGAGGAGAACAAGGGCTGGACGTACGCGAAGTTCCTGCTCGGCAACGAGCGCAACGGCATCGCGCAGGTCGGCACCGGTCAGCGGATTTTCGCCGACCTCGCAGCCGCGGCCGCGGAACTGCCCACTGAGGACGGTCGGCTCGCCGACGACGCGGAATTCCGCGCCGCCATGCACGCCGCGAAGACCACGCTGCTCGCGCTGGAGGCGACCCAGATGCGGGTCACCGCCGCTTCGGAAAACGGCCAGCCGAGCCCGGTGTCGTCGCTGCTCAAGATGGAGGGCACGCAGGCCCTGCAGGCGCTCACGAAGCTGCGCATGCGCGCGGCCGGTTCCGACGGCATGCTGCTGGACACCGAATCGCCGGTGAAGGCCGACGAGGCCGCGGTGGTGGCCGCGGCGCAGTACCTGAACCAGCGGAAGCTGTCGATTTTCGGCGGCTCCAACGAAATCCAGCGCGGCGTCATCGCGAAGACGATCCTCGGTCTGTAA